A window of Thermococcus aggregans contains these coding sequences:
- a CDS encoding metallophosphoesterase family protein: protein MRLDLPSFLRKRSLPKELLESGEAKIMHISDTPDNIYPFILNLIEKSRPDYIIHTGDLVDNIKLERRPELKERYAKKVRELLDILENSGAEVYIVPGNEDSEEVLKKLVRKSRIVEPGKIIRINNLKLALAHDPIQLNPPKDVDFILHGHSFRTLPRGLNGLLNVNFILLGSKKVIKVRYPDGTNFERGYKLMRGL, encoded by the coding sequence ATGAGACTAGACTTACCGAGCTTTTTAAGAAAAAGAAGCCTCCCAAAGGAATTGCTGGAAAGCGGGGAAGCCAAGATAATGCACATAAGTGACACTCCAGACAATATATACCCGTTTATCCTGAACCTGATAGAGAAAAGCAGGCCAGATTATATCATCCATACCGGAGACCTCGTGGACAACATAAAACTTGAGAGAAGACCCGAATTAAAAGAACGATACGCAAAGAAGGTAAGAGAGCTTTTGGATATTCTTGAGAACTCCGGAGCCGAGGTTTATATTGTCCCGGGAAATGAAGATAGCGAAGAGGTACTCAAAAAACTTGTCAGAAAATCCCGAATAGTAGAACCTGGGAAAATCATTAGGATAAACAACCTAAAGCTTGCCTTAGCACATGATCCAATTCAACTAAATCCCCCTAAAGACGTTGATTTTATTCTCCATGGGCATAGCTTCAGAACCCTGCCGCGAGGACTAAACGGGCTTTTGAATGTGAACTTCATTCTTTTAGGAAGTAAAAAGGTTATCAAGGTCAGATATCCCGATGGGACAAATTTCGAAAGGGGATACAAACTTATGAGGGGATTGTGA